The following are from one region of the Mangifera indica cultivar Alphonso chromosome 14, CATAS_Mindica_2.1, whole genome shotgun sequence genome:
- the LOC123196277 gene encoding prohibitin-1, mitochondrial-like — protein MNFNNVKVPNVPGGGALSALIKVGIIGGLGIYAAANSLYNVEGGHRAIMFNRLVGVKDKVYPEGTHFMIPWFERPVIYDVRARPHLVESTSGSRDLQMVRIGLRVLTRPVADQLPTVYRTLGENYNERVLPSIIHETLKAVVAQYNASQLITQRETVSREIRKILTERAANFNMALDDVSITSLTFGKEFTAAIEAKQVAAQEAERAKFIVEKAEQDKKSAIIRAQGEATSAQLIGQAIASNPAFITLRKIEAAREIAQTISNSNNKVFLNSEDLLLNLQDMRLESGKK, from the exons ATGAATTTCAACAATGTCAAAGTTCCCAATGTGCCAGGTGGTGGTGCACTGTCTGCCTTAATTAAGGTGGGAATTATTGGTGGGCTTGGTATATATGCTGCTGCAAACAGTCTCTACAATGTTGAGGGAGGCCATCGAGCCATTATGTTCAATCGCTTGGTTGGTGTGAAAGACAAG GTTTATCCTGAGGGGACACATTTTATGATTCCATGGTTTGAGAGGCCTGTCATCTATGATGTCCGTGCACGACCTCATCTAGTGGAGAGTACTTCTGGCAGCCGTGATCTCCAGATG GTGAGGATTGGGCTTCGAGTTCTCACCCGTCCTGTTGCAGACCAGTTGCCTACAGTTTATCGAACTCTTGGTGAGAATTATAATGAGAGGGTCCTTCCATCCATTATTCATGAAACTTTGAAAGCTGTGGTTGCACAGTACAATGCCAGCCAGCTCATCACTCAGCGTGAG ACTGTGAGTAGGGAGATTCGGAAGATTTTGACAGAAAGAGCAGCAAATTTTAATATGGCTTTGGATGATGTCTCCATTACTAGCCTTACTTTTGGGAAGGAATTTACTGCTGCAATTGAGGCTAAACAGGTGGCTGCACAGGAAGCTGAGAGGGCTAAATTTATTGTGGAAAAGGCTGAGCAAGACAAGAAGAGTGCTATTATAAGAGCGCAG GGAGAAGCCACTAGTGCTCAACTCATTGGTCAAGCCATTGCAAGTAATCCAGCATTTATCACGCTAAGAAAGATTGAAGCTGCAAGAGAAATTGCTCAGAccatatcaaattcaaacaacaaGGTGTTTTTGAATTCAGAGGATCTTTTGCTGAACCTTCAGGACATGAGGTTGGAGAGTGGGAAGAAATAG
- the LOC123196276 gene encoding uncharacterized protein LOC123196276, whose product MIMDAKALAKSKRAHSQHHKHKSHPNQKSKAPSVSSDNAGSTTKPTGKQVGEKNPQVQRISRLPSNWNRYEEDFDLDGEDLSGDSTRVTSDVVVPKSKGADYTYLIAEAQSQSYCYSDSFPSLEDVIPGGFIEGVGSMLSVRGEGILSWIGEDNFIVDDKKTSVQEASFLSLNLNALAEQLAKVDLSQRLFIEADLLPSEQGAQGSLMRIDDDRGQFQTTLESEAAADMSEDVGFNDLSEKVEDTDTEFTSFSSHTYHKDATFHSGGPELANQVKDGLDSSYFDKSMESRVMESTVKFEAAAAEAELDMLLDSCSDAKFIDSSGYKPNHNFTKSQQASSTVPPQSSGHPVTASFDDVLDDLLQESSNLMNQPQDVKVVPRDTQSSSYSVTKSKPLQLSGNPVTTSFDDVLDDLLQESSNVTHDTQSSSHSVTKSKVLDDFDSWLDTI is encoded by the exons atgataatggATGCTAAGGCCTTGGCAAAATCAAAGAGAGCTCACTCTCAACACCACAAACATAAATCTCATCCGAATCAGAAATCTAAAGCCCCATCAGTCAGTTCTGATAATGCTGGAAGCACAACTAAGCCAACAGGAAAGCAGGTTGGGGAGAAAAACCCACAGGTCCAGCGTATATCTAGACTTCCTTCGAACTGGAATCGGTATGAAGAGGATTTTGATTTGGATGGAGAAGATCTCTCAGGTGATAGCACTCGTGTTACCTCTGATGTTGTTGTGCCAAAAAGCAAAGGGGCAGACTACACTTACCTCATTGCAGAGGCTCAGTCACAATCATATTGTTATTCAGATAGCTTTCCTTCTTTAGAAGATGTTATCCCTG GAGGCTTCATCGAGGGAGTTGGCTCTATGCTTTCGGTTAGGGGGGAGGGCATTTTATCATGGATTGGGGAGGATAACTTCATTGTGGATGATAAAAAAACTTCAGTTCAAGAG GCATCGTTTCTCTCCTTAAATTTGAATGCTCTTGCAGAACAGCTAGCAAAAGTAGACCTGTCACAGAGGCTGTTTATTGAAGCGGATTTGCTGCCATCAGAGCAG GGAGCACAGGGATCATTGATGAGAATCGATGATGATCGTGGCCAGTTTCAAACAACTCTTGAAAGTGAAGCAGCTGCAGATATGTCTGAAGATGTAGGTTTCAATGATTTATCTGAGAAGGTTGAAGATACAGATACTGAATTTACTTCATTTAGTTCTCACACTTATCACAAAGATGCAACATTTCATAGTGGGGGCCCTGAATTGGCCAATCAAGTTAAAGATGGTTTGGATTCCAGTTATTTTGATAAATCTATGGAGAGCAGAGTAATGGAGTCCACAGTAAAATTTGAAGCAGCAGCTGCTGAAGCAGAACTAGATATGCTCCTTGATTCATGTAGTGATGCCAAATTTATCGATTCCTCAGGCTACAAACCCAATCACAACTTCACTAAGTCCCAACAAGCAAGTTCCACGGTTCCACCACAATCTTCAGGACATCCAGTTACTGCCAGTTTTGATGATGTACTCGATGATTTATTACAGGAATCATCAAATTTGATGAACCAGCCCCAGGATGTGAAGGTTGTTCCTCGCGATACTCAATCTTCTTCTTACTCTGTTACAAAGTCTAAACCATTGCAACTTTCGGGGAATCCAGTAACGACCAGTTTTGATGATGTACTTGATGATTTATTACAGGAATCATCAAATGTTACTCATGACACACAGTCTTCATCTCACTCTGTTACAAAGTCTAAAGTGTTGGATGATTTTGATTCATGGTTAGATACAATTTGA